One window of Candidatus Babeliales bacterium genomic DNA carries:
- the mnmE gene encoding tRNA uridine-5-carboxymethylaminomethyl(34) synthesis GTPase MnmE, producing the protein MTHLNQLSNDHDAIVSLCTPRGSGAIAIIRISGDNALDCVDHIVKLSSGKSLADCPSHTINHGHIVDPTTKLVIDEVLLMVMHGPKTFTGQNTIEINCHNNQFIIEKIIECAILYGARLAQAGEFTKRAFLNNKIDLLQAESINELIHAQTELGLRKALAQLQGSLSNHFYTLEHDIVMLLALVESAFEFVEEEQRDLALDQTIIERTQELLTRLAQVKEHHNHQQQIKQGIRLALLGTVNAGKSTLFNALVKKNRAIVTNIAGTTRDSIESSRYVNGNFWLVIDTAGLRQTGDFIEQQGIERSLEEAEQADMVILVVDTSRHLSEQEKKTYYEIYQKHRDKALVVMNKIDQRVLENSEYNELFDQATMLNVSGHHNTGVQELEHLIDQKIQQLFASLRSPFLLNQRQYNLIIEIEAKLKNIANSYLNTIEYELVAYQLKGILENISELTGKSITENVLDNVFSSFCVGK; encoded by the coding sequence ATGACGCATCTGAATCAACTGAGCAATGATCACGACGCCATAGTTTCTCTCTGTACGCCGCGAGGCAGCGGTGCAATTGCCATTATACGCATTTCGGGAGACAATGCCCTTGATTGCGTAGATCACATTGTAAAGCTCTCTTCTGGCAAAAGCTTAGCGGACTGCCCTTCCCACACGATTAATCACGGGCACATTGTAGACCCTACAACAAAGCTGGTTATTGACGAAGTGCTTTTAATGGTTATGCACGGCCCCAAAACGTTTACGGGCCAAAACACCATCGAAATCAACTGCCATAACAATCAGTTTATTATTGAAAAGATTATTGAGTGCGCCATTTTATATGGCGCACGTCTTGCTCAAGCTGGCGAGTTTACTAAACGCGCTTTCTTAAATAATAAAATTGACTTATTACAGGCAGAATCAATCAACGAACTCATTCACGCTCAAACCGAGCTTGGTTTACGAAAAGCACTTGCCCAGCTTCAAGGTAGCCTCTCTAATCATTTTTATACTCTTGAACATGACATAGTCATGCTACTAGCTCTTGTTGAATCAGCCTTTGAATTTGTTGAAGAAGAACAACGAGATTTAGCGCTTGATCAAACGATTATTGAACGCACACAAGAGCTCTTAACACGCTTGGCCCAAGTAAAAGAACATCACAACCACCAGCAGCAAATAAAACAAGGAATCCGCTTGGCACTTCTTGGTACCGTTAACGCCGGTAAATCTACTCTTTTCAATGCCTTAGTTAAAAAAAACAGAGCTATAGTAACCAACATTGCCGGCACCACGCGTGACAGCATAGAAAGCTCACGCTACGTTAATGGCAACTTTTGGCTCGTTATCGATACAGCAGGCCTGCGCCAAACGGGTGATTTTATTGAACAACAAGGTATTGAGCGCTCATTAGAAGAAGCAGAGCAAGCTGACATGGTGATCCTGGTAGTCGACACAAGCCGCCACCTGAGCGAACAAGAAAAAAAGACCTACTATGAGATTTATCAAAAACATCGAGATAAGGCTCTGGTAGTTATGAACAAAATTGATCAAAGAGTTTTAGAAAATAGCGAATATAATGAACTATTTGATCAAGCTACCATGCTTAATGTTTCAGGACACCATAATACCGGCGTTCAGGAACTTGAACACCTCATCGATCAAAAAATTCAGCAACTCTTTGCCTCCCTCCGCTCTCCATTTTTGCTTAATCAACGACAATACAATCTTATCATTGAAATTGAAGCAAAATTGAAAAATATTGCAAATAGTTATTTAAATACTATAGAATATGAATTAGTTGCCTACCAACTCAAGGGAATATTAGAAAATATCTCTGAGCTTACCGGCAAGAGCATTACCGAAAACGTTTTAGATAACGTCTTCAGCTCGTTTTGCGTTGGCAAATAA
- the cysS gene encoding cysteine--tRNA ligase, which yields MNIVLTNTLDKKKELFKPLIEKKLSLYVCGVTPYDHAHIGHGRCYVQFDFLVRLFRFLDYQVTYARNFTDIDDKILKRAAAENEPDFSKISQKYIDSFHADMQKLNCVSPSVEPLVTTHIQHIIKFIEQLIAQNNAYVAGLDVYFDITSFVGYGKLSGRNIDDLLSGARVEVDERKKNPGDFALWKGNDQGQFWPSPWGHGRPGWHIECSAMAQEYLGKTIDIHAGGMDLIFPHHENEIAQSEGLHHQPFARYWLHNAFVNIDKEKMSKSLGNVVALHKIFEQIDPMVLRYFFLQHHYRTPIDFSFDSLQGIQTAYKKLVAHFAPIAMPSNYTVEQLVANNPIIKEMVEALCDDLNSTKMFGILFQHFATIKESVELSQAVRVILQDVLGFTLQPLAEETVTITPEIESLIARREQARAAKDWAQADQIRDELAQKGYSVHDKKFTK from the coding sequence ATGAACATTGTACTAACCAACACGCTCGACAAAAAAAAAGAACTATTTAAGCCACTTATTGAAAAAAAGCTATCATTATATGTTTGTGGCGTCACTCCCTACGACCATGCCCACATTGGCCACGGTCGTTGCTATGTTCAATTTGATTTCCTGGTACGTTTGTTTCGCTTTCTTGATTATCAAGTAACCTACGCCAGAAATTTTACCGATATTGATGATAAAATTTTAAAAAGAGCAGCAGCAGAAAACGAGCCAGATTTTAGCAAAATTTCCCAAAAATACATTGATTCGTTTCATGCGGACATGCAAAAACTCAATTGCGTGAGCCCTTCTGTTGAACCTCTGGTTACCACACATATTCAGCACATTATAAAATTTATTGAACAACTTATTGCCCAAAACAATGCGTATGTAGCAGGTCTTGATGTTTATTTTGATATCACCAGCTTTGTTGGTTATGGCAAACTTTCGGGCCGCAACATTGATGACCTGCTTTCTGGCGCACGCGTTGAAGTTGATGAACGCAAAAAAAACCCGGGCGATTTTGCGCTCTGGAAAGGCAATGATCAAGGCCAATTTTGGCCATCACCATGGGGTCACGGACGCCCAGGTTGGCATATTGAATGCTCAGCTATGGCACAGGAATACCTAGGTAAAACAATCGATATACACGCTGGCGGCATGGATCTTATTTTTCCCCATCATGAAAACGAAATTGCTCAGTCTGAAGGCTTGCACCATCAACCATTTGCTCGCTATTGGCTGCATAACGCTTTTGTAAATATCGACAAAGAAAAAATGTCCAAATCACTGGGCAATGTCGTAGCTTTACACAAAATTTTTGAACAAATTGATCCCATGGTTTTACGCTATTTCTTTTTACAACACCACTATCGAACCCCAATTGACTTTAGTTTTGATTCTTTACAAGGCATCCAAACAGCCTACAAAAAACTTGTTGCTCACTTTGCCCCTATCGCCATGCCTTCAAACTATACGGTGGAGCAACTTGTTGCCAACAACCCAATTATCAAAGAAATGGTAGAAGCATTGTGCGACGATTTGAATAGCACGAAAATGTTTGGAATTCTTTTCCAACATTTCGCAACCATTAAAGAATCGGTTGAGCTTTCACAAGCAGTTCGCGTTATTTTGCAGGATGTTTTGGGTTTCACGCTCCAGCCCCTAGCAGAAGAAACAGTAACCATAACTCCCGAAATTGAAAGCTTAATTGCACGGCGAGAGCAAGCACGAGCAGCCAAAGATTGGGCTCAAGCAGACCAGATCAGAGACGAGCTTGCTCAGAAGGGATATTCGGTTCACGACAAAAAATTTACCAAGTAA
- a CDS encoding Jag N-terminal domain-containing protein: MKSMLHEASSIFKAIEEAWNESGKPTEFTIKVLETGKKGLLWFTNRPAIISISYDQKNQQAPQAKEVSKSDRTQHQKNRSEKPREQVRDQGRANQNQDRQRPGQQQKAGQPQQPQRQQQPQRQQNAQQNQQQPRQQQPQLQDRKQPQQKASNPVEGTSHNNWSQEYADHVTKELRDLLAILKIDVPFVTKKEGRRLHLTFEKSFLPAAEEKMLFMSLSYLLIQFIKKHYKKKFKGFSLAIRSKDSATHDASESTEQ; encoded by the coding sequence ATGAAATCAATGCTCCATGAAGCATCATCCATCTTCAAAGCAATCGAAGAAGCATGGAATGAATCTGGAAAACCAACAGAATTTACTATAAAAGTTTTGGAGACCGGCAAAAAAGGTCTTTTGTGGTTCACCAACCGCCCCGCCATTATTTCGATTTCTTATGATCAAAAGAACCAGCAAGCGCCACAGGCAAAAGAGGTTTCTAAGTCTGACAGAACTCAGCATCAAAAAAATCGCAGCGAAAAACCACGAGAACAAGTTCGTGATCAAGGGCGCGCAAACCAAAACCAAGACAGACAACGACCTGGGCAGCAGCAAAAAGCTGGCCAACCGCAACAGCCACAGCGTCAACAACAACCGCAGCGTCAACAAAATGCTCAGCAAAACCAACAGCAACCACGACAACAACAGCCACAACTGCAAGACAGAAAACAACCGCAACAAAAAGCTTCAAATCCTGTTGAGGGAACCTCTCACAATAACTGGTCGCAAGAATATGCTGATCATGTTACTAAAGAGCTGAGAGACTTACTTGCTATTTTGAAAATTGACGTTCCTTTTGTTACAAAAAAAGAAGGTCGACGCTTACACCTTACTTTTGAAAAAAGCTTTTTACCTGCAGCTGAAGAAAAAATGCTCTTTATGAGCTTGTCATACCTTTTAATTCAATTTATAAAGAAGCACTATAAAAAGAAATTTAAAGGCTTTAGCTTGGCAATTCGATCAAAGGACTCAGCCACCCATGACGCATCTGAATCAACTGAGCAATGA
- a CDS encoding thioredoxin family protein, which translates to MVKIICAAMMITMFSGCNLRTWLNNFTSKEKATTSIKELKNVTSLENEKQFTKFVANPKPTIVMVHSTWCSSCKIMEPIFSKLADELNDAKCGIINLDQAPELAKKYLLSGVPVFLVFQNGTELSKPETRPIGDMSLDNLRQKIDEVFSEFHS; encoded by the coding sequence ATGGTCAAAATAATTTGTGCTGCCATGATGATAACGATGTTTTCTGGTTGTAATCTACGCACCTGGCTTAATAACTTTACATCCAAAGAAAAAGCTACCACTTCAATAAAAGAGCTAAAAAACGTAACATCGCTTGAAAATGAAAAACAATTCACCAAGTTTGTTGCCAACCCAAAACCAACCATTGTCATGGTCCATTCAACCTGGTGCAGCAGCTGCAAAATCATGGAACCAATTTTTTCAAAACTTGCAGACGAGCTTAATGACGCAAAATGTGGTATAATCAATTTGGACCAAGCTCCTGAACTGGCAAAAAAGTATCTATTGTCTGGCGTTCCTGTCTTTTTAGTATTCCAAAATGGAACAGAACTTAGCAAGCCAGAAACAAGACCAATAGGAGATATGAGTCTTGATAATTTACGACAAAAAATTGATGAAGTATTTAGCGAGTTTCACAGTTAA
- a CDS encoding KUP/HAK/KT family potassium transporter yields the protein MSKRIAFFQSDLYEQIKEMIKSLGLVFGDIGTSPIYTISIIFLTTPITKLNILGVLSLIVWTLTLLVFVKYAMLAMSLGKKGEGGTIVLKELLIPLLSSTRQVAFVSFLSYIGISLLFGDGVLTPAISILSAVEGIQLIPALKNISQTNLMIIACIIAVFLFGFQKRGTDKVSAAFGPLMLIWFLVLASSGIAALIQAPFVFQALNPYFGIKFLADNGFASFFILSGIILCSTGGEALYADMGHLGRQPIQRAGIFVYVALILTYLGQGAYLFNNPTTQHVFYEMIYKQAPQLYSLFVCLSVIATIVASQAMISGIFSAVYQGITTKVLPMFKIDYTSSKFRSQIYVGAVNWFIFAAVIGIILHFKETHKIAAAYGFAVTGTMTTTGIMMSWIFFLRHNYLKASVSVILTCITLTYFFSNTIKIPHGAYLSLILALIPLSIIFIYSKGREQMAKNLRPLALEKFLEKYNLICQKVPQIEGTALYFVRQVTPIAPYICQTIFKNNILYEDNIIISIITRDDPFGVIGFFQGDLAPGLRIFEIHMGYMEIVNIEKILHNAGINPKVIFYGFEEVVTKNPIWKMFAVIKRMTPSTVKFYNLPAYKLHGVVTVVEM from the coding sequence ATGAGTAAACGAATTGCTTTTTTTCAATCAGATTTGTACGAACAAATTAAAGAAATGATCAAGTCGTTGGGGCTCGTTTTTGGGGACATCGGAACCAGTCCAATTTATACTATTTCAATTATTTTCTTAACTACCCCCATCACCAAGCTTAATATTTTAGGAGTTCTTTCTCTCATTGTTTGGACATTAACACTCCTTGTTTTTGTAAAATATGCCATGCTGGCAATGAGCCTTGGTAAAAAAGGAGAAGGCGGAACTATTGTGCTCAAAGAGCTTTTAATTCCGTTACTGTCTTCAACGCGCCAGGTAGCCTTTGTTTCTTTTCTTTCTTACATTGGCATATCACTTCTTTTTGGCGATGGTGTTTTAACCCCGGCTATTAGTATTTTAAGTGCCGTTGAAGGCATTCAACTAATTCCAGCGCTCAAAAACATCTCACAAACAAACTTAATGATTATAGCCTGCATTATTGCCGTTTTCCTTTTTGGCTTTCAAAAACGTGGAACCGACAAAGTTTCTGCTGCCTTTGGACCATTAATGCTCATTTGGTTTCTTGTGTTAGCATCTTCAGGTATTGCAGCATTAATTCAGGCCCCTTTTGTTTTTCAAGCCCTCAACCCGTATTTTGGCATTAAATTTTTAGCAGACAACGGTTTTGCTTCATTCTTTATACTGTCTGGCATTATTTTGTGTTCAACGGGCGGCGAAGCGCTTTATGCCGATATGGGACACCTGGGGCGCCAACCCATTCAACGCGCAGGCATTTTTGTTTATGTTGCTCTTATTCTTACGTATTTAGGTCAAGGTGCTTATCTTTTTAACAACCCAACCACGCAGCACGTTTTTTACGAAATGATCTACAAACAAGCTCCTCAGCTGTATTCACTCTTTGTCTGTTTAAGCGTTATAGCAACCATTGTTGCGTCTCAGGCAATGATCAGCGGCATTTTTTCAGCCGTTTATCAAGGCATTACCACCAAAGTTTTGCCGATGTTCAAAATTGACTACACTTCCAGCAAGTTCAGATCTCAAATTTACGTTGGGGCTGTAAACTGGTTTATTTTTGCAGCGGTAATTGGCATTATTTTGCACTTCAAAGAAACACATAAAATTGCTGCTGCTTACGGTTTTGCAGTAACTGGCACCATGACTACAACGGGGATTATGATGTCGTGGATCTTTTTCTTGCGTCACAACTACCTTAAGGCCAGCGTTTCCGTTATTTTGACCTGCATTACACTTACCTACTTCTTTTCAAATACTATCAAAATTCCCCACGGCGCTTATTTGTCGCTCATTTTGGCCCTTATCCCTCTCAGTATTATCTTTATTTATTCAAAGGGCAGAGAACAAATGGCCAAAAATCTCCGACCACTAGCGCTTGAAAAATTTCTTGAAAAATACAACTTAATCTGTCAAAAAGTACCCCAAATTGAGGGGACTGCTCTTTATTTTGTACGCCAAGTAACACCCATTGCTCCCTATATCTGCCAAACAATCTTTAAAAACAACATTTTGTACGAAGACAATATTATCATTTCAATCATTACCCGAGACGATCCATTTGGCGTAATTGGCTTCTTTCAGGGAGACCTTGCCCCAGGCTTACGAATTTTTGAAATACACATGGGCTATATGGAAATTGTTAATATCGAAAAGATTCTGCACAATGCCGGCATTAATCCCAAAGTTATATTCTACGGCTTTGAAGAAGTAGTAACGAAAAACCCGATCTGGAAGATGTTTGCGGTTATAAAACGAATGACTCCCTCAACCGTCAAATTTTACAATTTGCCAGCTTATAAGCTCCATGGTGTGGTAACTGTTGTCGAGATGTAA
- a CDS encoding C39 family peptidase, with the protein MEVTRYWKQQLLCTILFSLVSLTNIYAFSPKRRLRHTKNSLQNNPVSFSGTLSKFMSLSDYETPDNTIIWEETTPKKFNELIVSWNAKRPQKGQITFWVSTKHTQWSPWHRLAEWGPDYQLTFVNKLNQYVHTTHVRSEMQQGRLAQGFRVKAVFQNGAAKKNLHALFACFSNLSDFRTVQKPFTKPSVLIPSVPRQSQMNLSHNRARDLCSPTSLSMIVRYLATKFSRPQARSLHDDAITLAEKVHDNGYLNIYGNWVLNVAQAYDSCQHAFYRVERMNSFDTLYQYLNKKIPVAVSVRRLKGGATPYANGHFLVIVGWDRAKQSVLCIDPAFDDYHTTFKSYPLKNFLKSWGLSKNLAYVPLLKSVFNEQKK; encoded by the coding sequence ATGGAAGTAACACGATATTGGAAGCAACAACTCTTATGCACTATTCTTTTTAGCTTAGTTTCACTCACCAATATCTATGCCTTCAGCCCAAAACGCCGACTAAGACACACTAAAAATTCGCTACAAAACAACCCCGTTTCATTTTCTGGAACATTATCCAAATTCATGAGCTTAAGTGATTACGAAACCCCAGACAACACCATAATTTGGGAAGAAACTACACCAAAAAAATTTAATGAGTTAATTGTTTCATGGAACGCCAAACGACCCCAAAAAGGCCAAATTACTTTTTGGGTGAGCACTAAACACACACAATGGTCACCATGGCACCGACTGGCTGAATGGGGCCCTGATTATCAGCTAACTTTCGTTAACAAGCTTAATCAATACGTTCACACCACGCACGTAAGAAGCGAAATGCAACAAGGGCGCTTGGCCCAAGGTTTTCGCGTAAAAGCAGTCTTTCAAAACGGCGCAGCAAAAAAAAACCTCCATGCCCTCTTTGCTTGCTTTTCAAACCTTTCTGATTTTAGAACGGTACAAAAACCATTTACCAAACCTTCAGTCTTAATTCCCTCTGTTCCACGCCAATCGCAAATGAATTTAAGCCACAACCGCGCACGTGATTTATGCTCACCAACCTCTCTAAGTATGATTGTTCGCTATCTTGCAACCAAATTTTCACGCCCACAAGCACGTTCTTTGCATGATGACGCCATTACCTTAGCCGAAAAAGTTCATGATAACGGTTATTTAAATATTTACGGCAACTGGGTACTTAACGTGGCACAAGCCTATGATTCATGCCAACATGCATTTTATCGAGTAGAACGCATGAATAGTTTTGATACCCTGTACCAGTACTTAAATAAAAAGATTCCCGTTGCGGTAAGCGTTAGGCGCCTGAAGGGGGGAGCAACACCCTACGCTAATGGACATTTTTTGGTCATTGTTGGCTGGGACCGAGCCAAACAATCTGTCTTATGCATAGACCCAGCATTTGATGATTATCACACAACATTCAAATCATATCCCCTTAAAAACTTTCTTAAATCATGGGGCTTATCTAAAAACCTTGCATACGTTCCTTTGCTTAAATCAGTCTTTAATGAACAAAAAAAATAG